Proteins from one Hydrogenophaga sp. SL48 genomic window:
- a CDS encoding NADP-dependent isocitrate dehydrogenase, translating to MSTQPSTIIYTLTDEAPLLATSAFLPIVRTFTEPAGVHVETSDISVAARILGTFPDYLTEEQRVPDYLAELGKLTLQSSANIIKLPNISASQGQLIAAIKELQEKGYAVPDYPEVPKTEEEKAIRARYARCIGSAVNPVLREGNSDRRAPRAVKEFARKNPHSMADWSQASRSHVSHMHHGDFYHGEKSITLDKARDVKMELITTSGKTIVLKPKVSLLDREVIDSMFMSKKALMEFYEKEIEDAYKTGVMFSLHVKATMMKVSHPIVFGHCVKIFYKEAFEKHAKLFEELGVNVNNGMANLYDKISTLPQSKQDEIKRDLHACHEHRPELAMVDSAKGITNFHSPNDIIVDASMPAMIRNGGKMWGADGRLKDVKAVMPESTFARIYQEIINFCKWHGAFDPKTMGTVPNVGLMAQQAEEYGSHDKTFEISEDGVANITDLATGEVLLSQNVEQGDIWRMCQVKDAAIRDWVKLAVNRARNSGMPVVFWLDQYRPHEAQLITKVKMYLHEHNTAGLEIQIMSQVRAMRYTLERVIRGLDTISATGNILRDYLTDLFPIMELGTSAKMLSIVPLMAGGGMYETGAGGSAPKHVQQLVEENHLRWDSLGEFLALAVSLEDLGLKTGNNQAKILAKTLDAATGQLLDNNKNPSPKTGQLDNRGSQFYLALYWAQALAEQTDDAALAARFAPLAQQLADNEQTIVAELAAVQGQPVDIGGYYKPDFDKLAKVMRPSQTLNAALEAAAKA from the coding sequence ATGAGCACCCAGCCCTCCACCATCATCTACACGCTGACCGACGAAGCACCGCTGTTGGCCACCAGCGCTTTCCTGCCCATCGTTCGCACGTTCACCGAGCCGGCCGGTGTCCATGTGGAAACCAGCGACATCTCGGTGGCTGCGCGCATCCTGGGCACTTTCCCGGACTACCTCACCGAGGAGCAGCGGGTGCCCGACTACCTGGCTGAGCTGGGCAAGCTGACGCTGCAGTCCAGCGCCAACATCATCAAGCTGCCCAACATCAGCGCTTCCCAGGGCCAGCTGATCGCTGCGATCAAGGAATTGCAGGAGAAGGGCTATGCCGTTCCTGATTACCCCGAAGTGCCCAAGACGGAAGAAGAGAAGGCCATTCGCGCGCGCTATGCCCGCTGCATCGGCAGCGCCGTGAACCCCGTGCTGCGTGAGGGCAATTCCGACCGTCGCGCGCCGCGCGCCGTGAAAGAGTTTGCGCGCAAGAACCCGCACAGCATGGCCGACTGGAGCCAGGCTTCCCGGTCGCACGTTTCTCACATGCACCACGGCGACTTCTATCACGGTGAAAAGTCCATCACGCTGGACAAGGCCCGTGACGTCAAGATGGAACTGATCACCACCAGTGGCAAAACCATCGTGCTCAAGCCCAAGGTGTCGCTGCTGGACCGGGAGGTCATCGACAGCATGTTCATGAGCAAGAAGGCGCTCATGGAGTTCTATGAGAAAGAGATCGAAGACGCCTACAAGACCGGCGTGATGTTCTCGCTGCACGTCAAGGCCACCATGATGAAGGTCTCGCACCCCATCGTGTTCGGTCACTGCGTCAAGATCTTCTACAAGGAAGCGTTCGAGAAGCACGCCAAGCTGTTTGAAGAACTCGGCGTGAACGTGAACAACGGCATGGCCAACCTGTACGACAAGATCTCCACGCTGCCGCAAAGCAAGCAGGACGAGATCAAGCGCGACCTGCATGCCTGCCACGAGCACCGCCCCGAACTGGCCATGGTGGATTCGGCCAAGGGCATCACCAACTTCCATTCGCCCAACGACATCATCGTGGACGCTTCCATGCCCGCCATGATCCGCAACGGCGGCAAGATGTGGGGCGCCGACGGCCGCCTGAAGGACGTGAAGGCTGTGATGCCCGAGTCGACCTTTGCCCGCATCTACCAGGAGATCATCAACTTCTGCAAGTGGCACGGCGCCTTCGACCCCAAGACCATGGGCACCGTGCCCAACGTCGGCCTGATGGCCCAGCAGGCCGAGGAATACGGCTCACACGACAAGACCTTCGAGATCTCCGAAGACGGCGTGGCCAACATCACCGACCTCGCCACGGGCGAAGTGCTGCTGAGCCAGAACGTGGAGCAAGGCGACATCTGGCGCATGTGCCAGGTCAAGGACGCCGCCATCCGCGACTGGGTGAAGCTGGCCGTGAACCGTGCGCGGAATTCGGGCATGCCCGTGGTGTTCTGGCTGGACCAGTACCGTCCGCACGAGGCGCAGCTGATCACCAAGGTCAAGATGTACCTGCACGAGCACAACACCGCCGGGCTGGAAATCCAGATCATGAGCCAGGTGCGTGCCATGCGCTACACGCTGGAGCGCGTCATCCGCGGTCTGGACACCATCAGCGCCACCGGCAACATCCTGCGCGACTACCTGACCGACCTGTTCCCCATCATGGAACTGGGTACCTCGGCCAAGATGCTGTCCATCGTGCCCCTGATGGCGGGTGGCGGCATGTACGAGACGGGCGCCGGCGGCTCCGCACCCAAGCACGTGCAGCAACTGGTGGAAGAAAACCACCTGCGCTGGGACTCGCTGGGTGAATTCCTGGCGCTGGCCGTGTCGCTGGAAGACCTGGGGCTGAAAACGGGCAACAACCAGGCCAAGATCCTGGCCAAGACACTGGACGCTGCCACCGGCCAGCTGCTGGACAACAACAAGAACCCGTCGCCCAAGACCGGTCAGCTCGACAACCGCGGCAGCCAGTTCTACCTCGCCCTGTACTGGGCCCAGGCCTTGGCGGAGCAGACCGACGATGCGGCGCTGGCGGCCCGGTTTGCGCCGTTGGCCCAGCAGCTGGCCGACAACGAGCAGACCATCGTGGCTGAACTCGCGGCCGTTCAGGGTCAGCCGGTGGACATCGGCGGTTACTACAAGCCGGATTTCGACAAGCTTGCGAAGGTGATGCGTCCCAGCCAGACGCTGAACGCAGCGTTGGAGGCGGCGGCCAAGGCCTGA
- the xseA gene encoding exodeoxyribonuclease VII large subunit, with the protein MPVSEPLSAAEASLTRRVWAVGPLMRAIADTLAARFNPVAVRGEVSGFSRAASGHCYFSLKDDSGQVRCAMFRRAAEQLNFVPRDGLMVEAQGKLDVYGPRGDLQLIVDSLKPAGQGALFEQFLRLKAKLEAEGLFDAVRKRPLPPQPRSIGVVTSLGAAALRDVVTALRRRVPHIPVLIYPAAVQGAQAPAELCSALETAYQRHQAHGESEVLLLVRGGGSLEDLWSFNDEALVRTLARAPMPVVCGVGHETDFTLADFVADLRAPTPTAAAELCAPSRETRRGELAYLQERIDEAVYSAIDQRAQRLDRLAQRLGRPSGRLHDSRQQLAGAQHRMQSAMLLFRQRQNHQLDVLERSLPLSAHRALEVHARRIEHCGAALALLDPRLVLERGYAFLTDAQGLAITRTSQARPGQPLRATLADGELGVTVDR; encoded by the coding sequence ATGCCTGTGTCTGAGCCGCTTTCGGCCGCAGAGGCTTCATTGACGCGGCGTGTCTGGGCGGTTGGGCCCCTGATGCGCGCCATTGCAGACACCTTGGCGGCGAGATTCAATCCCGTGGCGGTGCGCGGCGAGGTTTCAGGTTTTTCACGTGCGGCGAGTGGCCATTGTTACTTTTCGTTGAAGGACGACAGTGGTCAGGTGCGGTGTGCCATGTTCCGGCGCGCGGCCGAGCAACTGAATTTCGTCCCTCGTGATGGCCTGATGGTCGAGGCGCAAGGCAAGCTGGATGTGTATGGCCCGCGAGGTGATCTCCAGCTCATCGTGGACAGCCTCAAGCCCGCGGGGCAGGGCGCGCTGTTCGAACAATTCCTTCGCCTCAAGGCGAAGCTGGAGGCCGAGGGGCTGTTCGACGCGGTACGCAAGCGCCCGCTGCCCCCCCAGCCGCGCAGCATTGGGGTGGTCACTTCGCTCGGGGCCGCAGCGCTCAGGGACGTGGTCACGGCCTTGCGGCGCCGCGTGCCTCACATCCCGGTGTTGATCTACCCCGCCGCGGTGCAGGGTGCGCAGGCACCTGCCGAGCTGTGCAGCGCCCTGGAAACCGCGTACCAACGTCACCAGGCGCATGGGGAGAGCGAGGTGCTGCTGCTGGTGCGGGGCGGTGGATCGCTGGAAGACCTCTGGTCGTTCAACGACGAGGCGCTGGTGCGCACCCTGGCGCGAGCACCGATGCCGGTGGTGTGTGGTGTCGGCCATGAAACCGATTTCACCCTGGCCGATTTCGTGGCCGACCTGCGTGCGCCCACGCCGACCGCTGCGGCCGAGCTGTGCGCGCCCTCGCGTGAGACCCGGCGTGGCGAACTGGCCTACCTTCAGGAGCGCATCGACGAAGCCGTCTACAGCGCCATCGATCAGCGCGCCCAGCGCCTGGACCGGTTGGCGCAACGGCTGGGCAGGCCCTCCGGCCGCTTGCACGACAGCCGCCAGCAGCTCGCCGGTGCCCAGCACCGCATGCAGAGCGCCATGCTGCTGTTCCGGCAGCGCCAGAACCACCAGCTGGACGTGTTGGAGCGGTCTCTGCCGCTGAGCGCGCACCGGGCGCTGGAGGTTCACGCGCGGCGGATCGAGCACTGCGGGGCCGCTCTGGCGTTGCTCGATCCGCGGCTGGTGCTGGAGCGCGGTTATGCGTTCTTGACCGATGCGCAGGGTTTGGCCATCACACGGACGAGCCAAGCCCGCCCCGGACAACCGCTGCGTGCCACGCTGGCCGATGGCGAACTGGGTGTCACGGTCGATCGTTGA
- the lexA gene encoding transcriptional repressor LexA produces MIESFPPKLTARQQQILELIQNAIARTGAPPTRAEIASELGFKSANAAEEHLQALARKGVIELVSGTSRGIRLRSSDLRSINEQRAQQLTLPLPSLTQLMLPLIGRVAAGSPILAQEHVDQTYHVERSLFQRTPDYLLRVRGMSMRDVGIIDGDLLAVQSSKDAKNGQIVVARLGDDVTVKRFMRREDQIELHAENPEYKTILVQPGEPFEIEGLAVGLIRNSFQI; encoded by the coding sequence ATGATCGAGTCGTTCCCCCCCAAACTCACTGCCCGTCAACAGCAGATTCTGGAATTGATCCAGAACGCCATTGCGCGCACCGGCGCTCCACCAACCCGTGCAGAAATCGCTTCCGAGCTGGGGTTCAAGTCAGCCAACGCGGCAGAAGAACACCTGCAGGCGCTGGCGCGAAAAGGTGTGATCGAACTGGTCAGCGGAACTTCCCGTGGCATCCGCCTGCGCAGCAGCGACCTCAGATCAATCAATGAGCAGCGGGCGCAGCAGCTTACACTGCCGCTGCCCAGCCTGACACAGCTGATGTTGCCCCTGATTGGACGTGTGGCAGCAGGTTCCCCCATCCTCGCTCAAGAGCATGTGGATCAGACCTATCACGTCGAGCGCAGCCTGTTTCAGCGCACACCAGACTACCTGCTCCGGGTCCGCGGAATGTCCATGCGGGATGTGGGCATCATCGATGGCGATCTTCTGGCGGTGCAGTCCTCAAAGGACGCAAAAAATGGCCAGATCGTGGTCGCACGCCTGGGTGATGACGTGACGGTGAAACGGTTCATGCGGCGCGAGGACCAGATCGAGCTGCACGCCGAAAATCCTGAGTACAAAACCATTCTGGTTCAACCGGGCGAGCCATTTGAAATCGAAGGCCTCGCCGTGGGCCTGATTCGCAACAGCTTTCAGATCTGA
- a CDS encoding asparaginase, which produces MKRRVILGTGGTIAGRSNRQSDNVGYVAGEVRVEDLMASVPALSSMCLEVEQLDQIDSKDMGFALWKRLAERVAHHVAREDVAGVVITHGTDTLEETAYFLERVLRPVKPVVITCAMRPSTALVPDGPQNLLDAVNAAGCVDLSGVVVVCAGLVHRAEHVAKVHSYRVDAFDSGDAGPMACVEEGEVRWFHPPQRTSVTSAGDTTLLHQVLAAEAMPRVDIVTSHADADGGMVRALLAASAVDAAHLPRGLVVAATGNGTVHRALEAALREAQQRGVRVIRATRCARGRVIPDAANPLHDSAGLSPVKARLALALDLLSE; this is translated from the coding sequence GTGAAGCGTCGGGTGATCCTGGGTACGGGCGGCACCATCGCCGGTCGATCGAACCGTCAAAGCGACAATGTGGGGTATGTGGCGGGGGAAGTGCGGGTAGAAGACCTGATGGCGAGCGTTCCCGCGCTGTCCAGCATGTGTCTGGAGGTGGAGCAACTTGATCAGATCGACAGCAAGGACATGGGCTTTGCATTGTGGAAGCGTTTGGCCGAGCGGGTAGCCCACCATGTGGCGCGAGAGGACGTCGCGGGCGTGGTGATCACGCACGGTACTGACACGCTGGAAGAAACGGCCTATTTCTTAGAGCGGGTGCTTCGGCCGGTCAAGCCTGTGGTGATCACCTGTGCCATGCGTCCTTCCACGGCGCTGGTGCCAGATGGGCCACAGAACCTGCTGGATGCGGTGAACGCAGCGGGATGTGTTGATCTGTCAGGGGTGGTCGTGGTTTGCGCGGGCCTGGTTCACCGTGCGGAGCATGTGGCCAAGGTGCACAGCTATCGGGTGGACGCCTTTGACTCGGGCGATGCTGGCCCAATGGCCTGTGTTGAAGAAGGCGAAGTGCGCTGGTTTCATCCACCCCAGCGGACCTCTGTGACTTCAGCCGGTGACACAACGTTGCTGCACCAAGTCCTAGCGGCTGAAGCAATGCCTCGTGTGGACATTGTGACGAGCCATGCCGATGCCGATGGAGGGATGGTTCGTGCGTTGCTGGCGGCGAGCGCCGTGGACGCTGCACATCTGCCCCGTGGCCTGGTGGTGGCGGCGACAGGCAACGGCACCGTTCACCGGGCGCTGGAGGCGGCATTGCGCGAGGCGCAGCAGCGGGGCGTGCGCGTGATACGCGCCACCCGTTGTGCCAGGGGGCGTGTGATCCCCGACGCCGCGAACCCCTTGCACGACTCAGCCGGGCTGTCACCGGTCAAGGCCCGCCTTGCACTCGCACTGGATCTCCTGAGCGAATGA
- a CDS encoding ExbD/TolR family protein, whose protein sequence is MNFRPGTRDEPEINLIPFIDILLVVLIFLMLTTTYSKFTQLQVNLPVADAEAQRTTPKEVIVSVSSDGRYALNQDVLDGVSVEVLTRALQQAAQDTRDVVIIISADAAATHQSVINVMDAARRAGLVQITFATQQSGTAPSRGKS, encoded by the coding sequence ATGAATTTCCGCCCGGGCACCCGCGATGAACCCGAGATCAACCTGATCCCGTTCATCGACATCCTGCTGGTCGTGTTGATCTTTCTGATGCTCACCACGACCTACAGCAAGTTCACCCAGCTGCAGGTGAACCTGCCCGTGGCCGATGCCGAGGCTCAGCGCACGACACCCAAGGAAGTGATCGTTTCGGTGAGCAGTGACGGCCGCTATGCCCTCAACCAGGACGTCCTGGACGGTGTGAGCGTGGAGGTACTCACCCGCGCCTTGCAGCAGGCCGCACAGGACACTCGCGACGTCGTGATCATCATCAGCGCCGATGCAGCGGCCACCCACCAGTCGGTCATCAATGTGATGGACGCGGCACGCCGTGCAGGGCTGGTGCAGATCACCTTTGCCACCCAGCAGTCAGGCACGGCTCCATCGCGCGGCAAGTCCTGA
- the lpxK gene encoding tetraacyldisaccharide 4'-kinase, protein MSRSDAPVRWHSIWARRGWQATLLWPLSLVYRALSSGRRWLYSVGILRTERLPVPVIVVGNVVVGGAGKTPTVLALLEHLKARGWTPGVVSRGHGRQGHETREVLVDTPADEGGDEPTLIRRSSGVPVFVARKRVLAARALLARHPEVNVLLCDDGLQHFALGRDIAIAVFDDRRTGNGWLLPAGLLREPWPPRPGQAHVPDLVLRQQREGTGEPAPLALPDGVPAFWAPRRLADEALGPHGERCALTALQGQPLTAVAGIARPEVFFEMLRERGLSLNHTVALPDHAGPEHFRSLLSTLTGTVLCTEKDAVKLFACLPAAGAPHALLCWAIPLQLHPDPAFFNALDQRLTALPHARLSSTHGHQTA, encoded by the coding sequence ATGAGTCGCTCCGATGCACCAGTCCGCTGGCACTCCATCTGGGCGCGGCGCGGCTGGCAGGCGACGCTCCTGTGGCCCCTGTCGCTCGTCTACCGGGCGCTGTCCAGCGGACGACGATGGCTTTATTCCGTCGGCATCCTGCGCACCGAGCGGTTGCCCGTGCCGGTCATCGTGGTGGGCAACGTGGTGGTCGGAGGCGCCGGAAAAACCCCCACCGTGCTCGCGTTGCTCGAGCACCTCAAGGCGCGCGGCTGGACGCCTGGCGTCGTCTCCCGCGGCCATGGTCGCCAAGGCCATGAAACAAGGGAGGTGCTGGTCGACACTCCGGCCGACGAAGGTGGCGATGAGCCCACCCTGATTCGTCGTTCCAGCGGCGTTCCAGTGTTCGTGGCAAGAAAGCGGGTGCTGGCCGCGCGGGCCTTGTTGGCCCGTCATCCCGAGGTGAATGTGCTGCTCTGCGACGACGGTCTGCAGCATTTCGCGCTGGGGCGCGACATCGCCATCGCGGTGTTTGACGACCGGCGCACCGGCAACGGCTGGCTGCTGCCCGCCGGCCTGCTGCGCGAACCCTGGCCACCGAGGCCGGGTCAGGCCCACGTGCCCGACCTGGTGCTGCGCCAGCAGCGCGAGGGCACTGGCGAGCCCGCTCCATTGGCACTGCCCGACGGCGTTCCCGCGTTCTGGGCCCCGCGGCGGCTGGCCGACGAGGCGCTGGGCCCCCACGGTGAACGGTGCGCGTTGACGGCACTGCAAGGCCAACCCCTGACGGCGGTGGCAGGCATTGCCCGCCCAGAGGTTTTTTTCGAGATGCTGCGTGAACGTGGGTTGAGCCTGAATCACACGGTGGCCCTGCCCGATCACGCCGGACCAGAGCACTTCCGCAGCCTCCTCTCCACGTTGACGGGGACCGTGCTCTGCACAGAAAAAGACGCCGTCAAGCTGTTCGCCTGTTTGCCCGCCGCCGGCGCGCCCCACGCCCTGTTGTGTTGGGCCATACCACTGCAGCTTCACCCCGATCCGGCCTTCTTCAATGCGCTCGATCAGCGGCTGACGGCGCTACCGCACGCGCGACTATCATCAACGCATGGACACCAAACTGCTTGA
- a CDS encoding MotA/TolQ/ExbB proton channel family protein, producing MFSIIQAAGWPIWPLIFCSVVGLALVIERFISLKADKILPPKLLDEAIMVSRNGIPGPDVVTQLEQNSAFGEVLASGFRVLTSNPRASEDDLRSSLEGAGRMAAAKLQRYLGALATIASAAPLLGLLGTVIGMIEIFGSQGGDGGMGAVPGGGNPAQLANGISIALYNTAFGLMVAIPALIFWRYFRARVDDYLLGMELASERFARHLVTLRK from the coding sequence TTGTTTTCCATCATACAAGCCGCTGGCTGGCCGATCTGGCCGCTCATTTTCTGTTCCGTGGTCGGTCTGGCCCTCGTGATCGAACGCTTCATCAGCCTCAAAGCCGACAAGATCCTGCCGCCCAAACTGCTGGACGAAGCGATCATGGTGTCGCGCAACGGCATTCCCGGGCCCGATGTGGTGACACAGCTGGAACAGAACTCCGCCTTCGGCGAGGTGCTGGCCAGCGGTTTCCGTGTCCTCACCAGCAACCCCCGCGCCAGCGAGGACGATCTGCGCTCCAGCCTGGAAGGCGCGGGGCGCATGGCGGCCGCCAAACTGCAGCGTTACCTGGGCGCGCTCGCAACCATCGCCTCGGCCGCACCGCTGCTCGGTTTGCTGGGCACGGTGATCGGCATGATCGAGATCTTCGGCTCCCAGGGCGGCGACGGTGGCATGGGCGCGGTGCCCGGCGGCGGCAATCCGGCCCAACTGGCCAACGGCATTTCGATCGCGCTCTACAACACCGCCTTCGGCCTCATGGTGGCCATCCCGGCCTTGATCTTCTGGCGCTACTTCCGCGCGCGGGTGGACGACTACCTGCTGGGCATGGAACTGGCTTCCGAGCGCTTCGCGCGCCACCTCGTCACGCTGCGCAAATGA
- the kdsB gene encoding 3-deoxy-manno-octulosonate cytidylyltransferase, which translates to MNRSAAEGAGFCVLIPARMGSSRLPDKPLADIGGVPMVVRVARQAEKSGASRVVVAADDERILQACARHGVVALLTRPDHASGSDRLAEACGLLSLGDEAVVVNVQGDEPLIDPQLIRAVADELERRPDCAMSTAAHAIDRVADFINPNVVKVVTDRRGTALYFSRAPIAWWRDGMSGGTPPELPSPAPLRHIGVYGYRAGFLRRFPTLEAAPMEHTEALEQLRALWHGERISVHLATHAPGAGVDTPEDLERVRALIAGR; encoded by the coding sequence ATGAACCGAAGCGCAGCGGAGGGCGCTGGTTTTTGCGTGCTCATCCCGGCTCGCATGGGTTCCAGCCGACTGCCCGACAAGCCACTGGCCGACATCGGAGGCGTGCCCATGGTGGTTCGGGTGGCCCGGCAAGCTGAAAAGAGTGGCGCGTCACGCGTCGTGGTCGCGGCCGACGATGAACGCATCCTGCAAGCTTGCGCCAGGCACGGGGTCGTCGCGCTGCTCACACGACCCGACCATGCCTCCGGCAGCGATCGCCTGGCCGAGGCCTGCGGGTTGCTGTCCCTCGGCGATGAGGCCGTGGTAGTGAATGTGCAGGGAGATGAACCGCTGATCGACCCGCAGCTGATTCGGGCAGTGGCAGACGAACTCGAACGGCGGCCTGACTGCGCAATGAGCACCGCAGCCCACGCCATCGACCGGGTGGCCGACTTCATCAACCCGAACGTGGTCAAAGTGGTGACCGACCGGCGTGGCACGGCTCTCTATTTCAGCCGGGCGCCCATTGCCTGGTGGCGCGATGGAATGTCCGGCGGAACGCCGCCAGAACTCCCCTCCCCTGCACCCTTGCGCCACATCGGCGTGTACGGTTACCGGGCAGGCTTCCTTCGCCGTTTCCCGACGCTGGAGGCTGCGCCGATGGAGCATACCGAGGCGCTGGAGCAGCTTCGCGCGCTCTGGCACGGCGAGCGCATCTCCGTGCATCTCGCGACCCATGCACCTGGCGCGGGCGTAGACACACCCGAAGATCTGGAGCGGGTGCGCGCACTGATCGCCGGCCGTTGA
- a CDS encoding superoxide dismutase, which yields MEHTLPALPYAIDALAPHYSQETLEFHHGKHHNAYVVNLNNLQKGTEFEAMDLESIIKKSSGGVYNNSAQIWNHTFFWNCMKPNGGGEPSGALAAAINAKFGSYAAFKEAFVKSAVGNFGSGWTWLVKKADGSVDIVNMGAAGTPLTTADKALLTVDVWEHAYYIDYRNMRPKFVETFLDKLVNWSFAEANFA from the coding sequence ATGGAACACACCCTTCCCGCACTGCCTTACGCGATCGACGCCCTGGCGCCGCATTACTCCCAGGAAACGCTGGAGTTTCACCATGGCAAGCACCACAACGCCTATGTGGTCAACCTCAACAACCTCCAGAAGGGCACCGAGTTTGAAGCCATGGACCTCGAGTCCATCATCAAGAAATCCAGCGGCGGCGTGTACAACAACTCGGCCCAGATCTGGAACCACACCTTCTTCTGGAACTGCATGAAGCCCAATGGCGGCGGCGAGCCTTCCGGCGCACTGGCCGCGGCCATCAACGCCAAGTTCGGCAGCTATGCCGCCTTCAAGGAAGCCTTCGTCAAGAGCGCCGTGGGCAACTTCGGTTCGGGCTGGACCTGGCTGGTGAAGAAGGCCGACGGATCGGTGGACATCGTCAACATGGGCGCCGCTGGCACCCCCCTGACCACCGCCGACAAGGCGCTGCTGACCGTGGACGTGTGGGAACACGCCTACTACATCGACTACCGCAACATGCGTCCCAAGTTCGTTGAAACCTTCCTCGACAAGCTGGTCAACTGGTCCTTCGCCGAAGCCAACTTCGCCTGA
- a CDS encoding Trm112 family protein: MDTKLLELLVCPVTKGPLVFDREKQELISRSARLAYPLRDGIPILLEHEARPLTDEEAARPPAPAA, encoded by the coding sequence ATGGACACCAAACTGCTTGAACTTCTGGTCTGCCCGGTCACCAAAGGCCCGCTGGTTTTTGATCGCGAGAAACAGGAGCTGATCTCGCGCAGCGCGCGTCTGGCCTATCCTCTGCGCGATGGCATTCCCATCCTCCTGGAACACGAAGCACGCCCCTTGACGGACGAGGAAGCTGCGCGCCCCCCCGCACCCGCAGCATGA
- the adk gene encoding adenylate kinase produces the protein MRLILLGAPGAGKGTQATFICQKYGIPQISTGDMLRAAVKAGTPLGQQADAVMKSGGLVSDDLIINLVKERIAQADCANGFLFDGFPRTIPQADAMKAAGVKLDYVLEIDVPFDAIIERMSGRRSHPASGRTYHVKFNPPKTEGHDDVTGEPLIQREDDKEETVKKRLEVYSAQTRPLVDYYSNWAKSDAGAAPKYRAIAGTGSVEEITARAFEALSR, from the coding sequence ATGAGACTGATTCTGTTGGGCGCTCCCGGTGCCGGCAAAGGCACGCAAGCCACCTTCATTTGCCAAAAATACGGTATCCCCCAGATCTCCACTGGCGACATGCTTCGTGCCGCAGTGAAGGCGGGCACGCCGTTGGGCCAGCAAGCCGATGCCGTGATGAAATCCGGCGGACTCGTGAGCGATGACCTGATCATCAATCTGGTCAAGGAGCGCATTGCCCAGGCCGATTGCGCCAATGGCTTCCTGTTCGACGGATTCCCCCGCACCATCCCCCAGGCCGACGCAATGAAAGCCGCCGGCGTGAAGCTCGATTACGTGCTTGAAATCGACGTGCCTTTTGACGCCATCATCGAGCGCATGAGTGGCCGCCGCTCGCATCCCGCTTCCGGGCGCACCTACCACGTCAAGTTCAATCCGCCCAAAACCGAGGGCCATGACGACGTCACCGGTGAACCGCTCATCCAGCGTGAAGATGACAAGGAAGAGACCGTGAAGAAGCGCCTGGAGGTGTACAGCGCCCAGACGCGTCCGCTGGTGGACTACTACAGCAACTGGGCCAAATCCGACGCTGGCGCCGCCCCCAAATACAGAGCCATTGCAGGCACGGGCTCGGTGGAAGAGATCACCGCCCGGGCATTCGAGGCTTTGTCGCGCTGA
- a CDS encoding DUF192 domain-containing protein, whose amino-acid sequence MSGPAWSRDGPQTNLPRVTLTAGMHLIQAQVATTPEQRSVGLMFRQDMPANEGMVFVFEEPAGQCFWMKNTLLPLTAAFVADDGTIVNLADMKPQTEDSHCSAKPVRYVLEMNQGWFAKRGLKAGAKLSGPLFEPRR is encoded by the coding sequence ATGTCGGGGCCCGCGTGGTCCCGTGACGGGCCGCAAACAAACTTGCCCCGCGTGACCCTGACCGCCGGCATGCACCTGATCCAGGCCCAGGTGGCCACCACCCCGGAGCAGCGATCGGTCGGGCTCATGTTCCGTCAGGACATGCCCGCCAACGAGGGCATGGTCTTCGTCTTCGAGGAACCCGCCGGGCAGTGCTTCTGGATGAAGAACACCTTGCTGCCGCTCACCGCGGCTTTCGTGGCCGACGACGGCACCATCGTCAATCTGGCCGACATGAAGCCGCAGACCGAGGACTCGCACTGTTCGGCCAAGCCCGTGCGCTACGTTCTGGAAATGAACCAGGGCTGGTTCGCCAAGCGGGGATTGAAAGCAGGTGCCAAACTCAGCGGGCCGCTGTTCGAACCACGTCGCTGA